Proteins encoded within one genomic window of Zonotrichia leucophrys gambelii isolate GWCS_2022_RI unplaced genomic scaffold, RI_Zleu_2.0 Scaffold_132_126254, whole genome shotgun sequence:
- the LOC135460944 gene encoding olfactory receptor 14A16-like produces the protein MFFFLLNLALSDLGSICTTVPKAMHNSLWDTTDISYSGCAAQLFLFVSFISAEYFLLTIMCYDRYVSICKPLHYGTLLGSRACAHMAAAAWASAFLNALLLTANTFSLPLCHGNALGQFFCEIPQILKLSCSQSFLREHGYLLVNICLSFGCFVFIVFSYVQIFRAVLRIPSEQGRHKAFSTCLPHLAVVSLFISTAMFSYLKPPSLSSPSLDLALSVLYSVVPPALNPLIYSLRNQELKASVWTLMTGCFQKH, from the coding sequence atgttcttcttcctgctcaacctggccctcagcgacctgggctccatctgcaccactgtccccaaagccatgcacaattccctctgggacaccacggacatctcctactcaggatgtgctgctcagctctttctGTTTGTCTCTTTCATCTCAGCAGAGTAtttcctcctgaccatcatgtgctacgaccgctacgtgtccatctgcaaacccctgcactacgggaccctcctgggcagcagagcttgtgcccacatggcagcagctgcctgggccagtgcctttctcaatgctctgctgctcacagccaaTACgttttccctgcccctgtgccatggcaatgccctgggccagttcttctgtgaaatcccacagatcctcaaacTCTCCTGTTCACAATCCTTCCTCAGGGAACATGGGTATCTTCTGGTCAATATCTGTTTAtcatttggttgttttgtgttcattgttttctcctatgtgcagatcttcagggctgtgctcaggatcccctctgagcagggacggcacaaagccttttccacctgcctccctcacctggccgtggtctcCCTGTTCATTAGCACTGCCATGTTTTcttacctgaagcccccctcccTGTCCTCCCCATCCTTGGATCTagccctgtcagttctgtactcggtggtgcctccagccctgaaccccctcatctacagcctgaggaaccaggagctcaaggcttcagtgtggacactgatgactggatgctttcagaaacattaa